The Chryseobacterium glaciei DNA window ACTAACCTTATGGATTTTGATTGATGTGGAAACGCAGAAAATCAAACGTTTGGGGAATGATTGGCTGGAGAAGATTTAAGAAATTTATTTTGTCCTTTTATTAATGTTTTTAGGATTTTGCTTGTTGTGTAAAATAGCATGAACAAATATTATTTCATTTTCTACAGTATAGTAAATTCCGTAAGGGAACTTTTTAGTAAAAGTAATTCTAATCTCTTTATATCTTTTCTGATAATGTTCAGGGTATTTTTGAATTTTATTAAGCCCTGTTTCAACTTCATTTAATAATTGTTCCGGAAGATTTTCATTCTGTTCTTTATACCATTCTATAGCTTCGTCTAAATCATTTTCGGCTTCAGGTTTAATTATTAATTTATAATTCATACTTGTTTTTTAATGAATTTTTTACATCATCCCAAGATTTACCGGAGGTTGGATTTTCTTTGTGATTTTCAATCCGTTTA harbors:
- a CDS encoding type II toxin-antitoxin system RelE/ParE family toxin is translated as MNYKLIIKPEAENDLDEAIEWYKEQNENLPEQLLNEVETGLNKIQKYPEHYQKRYKEIRITFTKKFPYGIYYTVENEIIFVHAILHNKQNPKNINKRTK